The following proteins are co-located in the Paludibaculum fermentans genome:
- a CDS encoding gamma-glutamylcyclotransferase family protein has translation MATFETEFLFVYGTLMSGVDNQWSLRLWRACGQPSEAKVPGRLYTLGGYPGMKDPLDGEAAWVHGQLAQLPDSPALLADLDAYEGDEFVRLRRTATLRDGRIVPVQVYMYQPEVDENQRIWSGRFTFAQ, from the coding sequence ATGGCTACGTTCGAGACCGAGTTCCTGTTCGTCTACGGCACGCTGATGTCCGGGGTCGATAATCAATGGTCGCTGCGGCTTTGGCGGGCGTGCGGCCAGCCTTCAGAGGCCAAAGTACCTGGCCGGTTGTACACGCTGGGTGGATATCCGGGCATGAAGGATCCGCTGGACGGCGAAGCGGCCTGGGTCCACGGACAACTGGCTCAACTGCCGGATTCGCCTGCCTTGCTGGCCGATCTGGACGCCTATGAGGGTGACGAATTTGTCCGGCTGCGCCGCACCGCGACGCTGCGGGACGGGCGAATCGTCCCCGTTCAGGTTTACATGTATCAACCAGAAGTCGATGAAAATCAACGCATCTGGTCGGGACGCTTCACATTCGCCCAATAG
- a CDS encoding DUF1175 family protein, translating to MHSRRAFCFIGVSLVHARAFTPPLNPSDRKSFRSWFTWLAEALYQMPEARRPREVADCSALLRFSYREAQRPHTAQWASEIGLDWMPPLPELKHPTRESALFQVASGAMRQFADAEHLMRYNTRLITRDIHLAQPGDLLFYRQLVPSQPWHSMVFLGPSSFETLREPCIVYHTGPSRNDRGEIRRPTLSQLLGHPEPRWRPLAGNSNFLGVFRWNVLCESD from the coding sequence ATGCATAGTCGACGAGCCTTTTGTTTCATCGGGGTAAGCCTCGTCCATGCACGCGCTTTCACGCCGCCCCTGAACCCGTCCGACCGCAAATCCTTCCGCTCCTGGTTCACCTGGCTGGCCGAAGCCCTCTATCAGATGCCGGAGGCCCGCCGCCCTCGCGAGGTGGCCGACTGCTCCGCCCTGCTCCGTTTCTCTTACCGGGAAGCGCAGCGGCCCCACACCGCCCAATGGGCCTCGGAGATCGGCCTCGACTGGATGCCCCCGTTGCCGGAGCTCAAGCACCCCACCCGCGAATCCGCCTTGTTTCAGGTGGCCTCCGGAGCCATGCGGCAGTTCGCCGACGCCGAGCACCTGATGCGCTATAACACGCGCCTCATCACGCGCGACATCCATCTCGCCCAGCCCGGCGACCTGCTCTTCTACCGTCAACTGGTGCCCAGCCAACCCTGGCACAGTATGGTTTTTTTGGGCCCCAGCAGCTTCGAAACGCTGCGGGAGCCTTGTATCGTCTATCACACCGGACCGTCGCGCAACGATCGCGGCGAGATCCGGCGTCCTACGCTCTCGCAGCTGCTAGGACATCCCGAGCCGCGCTGGCGGCCGTTAGCTGGCAACAGCAATTTCCTGGGTGTGTTCCGTTGGAACGTTTTGTGTGAATCGGATTGA
- a CDS encoding alpha-2-macroglobulin family protein, giving the protein MRLGYCLVPLALLVCSAPAQEDEGRIYFSLNSDHPVRAGESIPVRVQAQGIRSLDFRLYRVNDPVKFFRQLDEPHRFGGAIRPTPKARTPIEKFAAWKHRWHARARDVVRQQFTPDNRHSIRAAMLKEPAPAEKKKAGANKGEEFAGVSVLNPQQLVRSWTQPIQTPNRWEAATVPVELKDKGLYVLEATNGKLQAYTILSVTDLAIITKTTPGKLLVRAVDRVTGAPLANIPIQVYDSGTRQDIARSSTDPDGLLSVDVKEVSEEGAVVLAHREKDFAVTTVGGYSLSTERGRNFMGYVYTDRPVYRPGHPVHFKAIVRNTIGAGYQIPDQSDVQVQVEDPEGKTLLKKKASLTKYGSVSGDLTLPADAAIGYYSVNVSLSGDDHEMKAFGGFNVEEYRKPEYEVKVTSETPRTIQGGHVKMNVDVKYYYGEPVAGASVKYTVHRYRWWAPWYETDEDMGDEDEEGGGYGGEQVAEETAKLDSQGHLTIDVPTTANPYDSAYRVEARVTDSSNREVAGSGNFVATRGSFFITAEPERYVYGPGDPARMRVETRDYAGAMVPNVSFHVEVAPHARKGGTEPAILKLEGKTGPDGKGQVEFPAPVSASYQVKVSAADTAGRAIDDISWLWVSGAWAESGTADQRIEIIPDKKSYKSGDKAKILLVTNVPDADVWLTLEGKTLYWSKFVHAKGGTATVEIPIESSHAPNVFVDATFLSNNTLYRGSKSLKVPPVEKQIQVEVQSSKAEYKPGEPAQFTVTAKDNQGKPVAAEFSLGVVDEAIYAIKKEAQPDILNVFYGRTWNRVGTDTSMEYYFYGEAGKRRMQLAQIRDRKSRAQLKPDKLVEPKIRKNFPDTAYWIADLKTGNDGRASTEVTFPDSLTTWRATARGVTEDTKVGGAVQRTIVRKNLMVTMATPRFFTEADEVTVPVLVRNYTAGELKVRVSLDAQGVQILAGATSEITVAPKGEGRVDYKLRANAVDKVVLTAKALTTQESDALELTFPVEPYGLKLIDPLQTKLQQKSQSYDFAGKFPSDAQQNWRAVTVHLTPSAAGAVFGALEYLITYPYGCTEQTMSSFLPNVVVSQALKELKLPANIDQKDLAKKVKAGLERLYDYQHEDGGWGWWKDDASDPFMTAYVTSGLKLAADAGYSIDLWRVNNSSTALAKMLEGKAKIAPDTRAYMVYALTLAGHQTKPQIEAIWNGRDEMTNFGRALLGLTLYQAKDARAAEVATNLAGRISKTTDGSFWESNRDPMLDFDSENSLEATAFVVKFLSKQQPTSPLIDEATQWLVNHRDQGYYWASTKRTAFVIFGLTDVLKRSGELKPDYQVKVTVNGAEVLSKRFTAEDALSPQPVKIRVPLKGNDANPKVTVTKNGDGVLFASARWEYRSNGTESRLRGDTPLKINRNYYRLNPVNEGGKIIYNMEPLNGEARLGDLVAVRLSVSGQENQRYLLVEDPLPTGAEVVARDDLYQVRGQPAWWTTWWSRREVRDNRVSYFPWRMPKDGLEYVYLIRFTNAGAFKVTPARVEPMYKPGHLGWSLPATFEVHQ; this is encoded by the coding sequence ATGCGTCTCGGTTATTGCCTGGTCCCGTTAGCCCTTCTGGTTTGTAGCGCTCCGGCGCAGGAGGACGAAGGGCGCATCTATTTCTCGTTGAACTCCGACCATCCCGTGCGGGCTGGCGAGTCCATCCCGGTCCGCGTGCAGGCACAAGGCATTCGCAGCCTCGACTTCCGCCTGTACCGCGTGAACGATCCCGTCAAATTCTTCCGTCAACTCGACGAGCCGCACCGCTTCGGGGGCGCCATCCGCCCCACGCCCAAAGCGCGCACGCCCATCGAAAAGTTCGCCGCCTGGAAACACCGCTGGCATGCCCGGGCCCGCGATGTCGTCCGGCAGCAGTTCACGCCCGACAACCGCCACAGCATCCGCGCCGCCATGCTCAAGGAGCCGGCGCCCGCCGAAAAGAAGAAGGCCGGCGCGAACAAGGGCGAGGAGTTCGCCGGAGTCTCCGTGCTGAACCCCCAGCAACTGGTTCGCTCCTGGACCCAACCCATTCAGACGCCCAACCGCTGGGAAGCCGCCACCGTTCCGGTGGAATTGAAGGACAAGGGTCTTTACGTCCTGGAAGCCACCAACGGCAAGCTCCAGGCCTATACGATTCTCTCCGTCACTGACCTCGCGATCATCACCAAGACCACCCCCGGAAAACTACTCGTCCGGGCGGTCGACCGCGTCACCGGAGCGCCGCTGGCCAATATCCCCATTCAGGTGTATGACAGCGGCACCCGCCAGGATATCGCGCGTTCCTCCACCGATCCTGACGGGCTCCTCTCCGTGGACGTTAAAGAGGTGTCCGAAGAGGGCGCCGTCGTGCTGGCCCACCGCGAGAAGGATTTTGCCGTCACCACCGTGGGCGGTTACAGCCTCTCCACCGAACGTGGACGCAACTTCATGGGCTACGTGTACACTGACCGGCCGGTGTATCGCCCCGGCCACCCGGTGCACTTCAAAGCCATCGTCCGCAACACCATCGGCGCTGGCTACCAGATCCCCGACCAGTCCGATGTCCAGGTCCAGGTGGAAGACCCCGAGGGCAAGACGCTGCTGAAGAAGAAGGCGTCCCTGACGAAATACGGCTCGGTCTCGGGCGACCTCACCCTGCCGGCCGATGCCGCCATCGGCTACTACAGCGTGAACGTCAGCCTCAGCGGCGACGACCACGAGATGAAGGCGTTCGGCGGCTTCAACGTCGAGGAGTACCGTAAACCCGAATACGAAGTAAAGGTGACCTCCGAGACGCCGCGCACCATCCAGGGCGGGCACGTCAAAATGAACGTCGACGTCAAGTACTACTACGGAGAACCCGTAGCCGGCGCCAGCGTCAAGTACACCGTCCACCGCTACCGCTGGTGGGCGCCCTGGTACGAGACCGACGAAGACATGGGCGACGAGGACGAAGAGGGCGGCGGCTACGGCGGCGAGCAGGTGGCCGAAGAAACCGCGAAACTCGACAGCCAGGGCCATCTCACCATCGATGTCCCCACCACAGCGAATCCCTACGACTCCGCTTACCGCGTCGAGGCCCGCGTCACCGATTCGTCGAACCGCGAAGTGGCCGGCTCCGGCAACTTCGTGGCGACCCGCGGCTCGTTCTTCATCACCGCTGAACCGGAGCGCTATGTCTACGGTCCGGGCGACCCGGCCCGCATGCGGGTGGAGACTCGGGATTACGCCGGCGCCATGGTCCCCAATGTCTCCTTCCATGTGGAAGTAGCTCCGCACGCCAGGAAGGGCGGCACCGAACCCGCCATCCTGAAACTGGAAGGCAAGACCGGGCCGGACGGCAAGGGCCAGGTCGAGTTCCCCGCCCCGGTCAGCGCGTCCTATCAGGTGAAGGTCTCCGCCGCCGATACGGCCGGCCGGGCCATCGACGATATCAGCTGGCTGTGGGTCTCGGGTGCCTGGGCCGAAAGCGGCACAGCCGACCAGCGCATCGAAATCATCCCCGACAAGAAGTCCTATAAGTCGGGCGACAAAGCGAAGATTCTCCTGGTCACCAATGTCCCGGACGCCGATGTCTGGCTCACGCTCGAGGGCAAGACGCTCTACTGGTCGAAGTTCGTCCACGCCAAGGGCGGGACGGCGACCGTCGAGATCCCCATCGAGAGTTCGCACGCGCCCAACGTCTTCGTCGACGCCACGTTCCTCAGCAACAACACCCTCTATCGCGGGTCGAAGTCGCTGAAGGTGCCGCCGGTCGAGAAGCAGATCCAGGTGGAGGTGCAGTCCAGCAAGGCCGAGTACAAGCCGGGCGAGCCCGCGCAATTCACGGTCACAGCCAAGGACAACCAGGGCAAACCCGTCGCCGCCGAGTTCAGCCTCGGGGTGGTCGACGAAGCCATCTACGCCATCAAGAAGGAAGCGCAGCCGGATATCCTGAACGTCTTCTATGGACGCACCTGGAACCGGGTGGGCACCGACACGTCGATGGAGTATTACTTCTACGGCGAGGCCGGCAAGCGCCGCATGCAACTGGCGCAGATCCGCGACCGCAAGTCGCGTGCCCAGCTCAAACCAGACAAACTCGTAGAGCCGAAGATCCGCAAGAACTTCCCCGATACCGCCTACTGGATCGCCGATCTCAAGACCGGCAATGACGGGCGGGCTTCCACCGAAGTGACCTTTCCCGATTCGCTCACCACCTGGCGGGCGACGGCACGCGGCGTCACCGAGGATACGAAGGTCGGCGGAGCCGTTCAGCGCACCATCGTCCGCAAGAACCTGATGGTCACCATGGCCACGCCGCGCTTCTTTACGGAAGCCGACGAGGTCACTGTGCCGGTTCTGGTTCGCAACTACACGGCGGGCGAACTAAAGGTGAGAGTGTCGCTCGACGCACAAGGCGTCCAGATCCTCGCCGGAGCCACGTCGGAGATCACGGTCGCGCCCAAGGGCGAAGGCCGGGTCGACTACAAGTTGAGGGCCAACGCCGTCGACAAAGTCGTGCTCACCGCCAAAGCGCTCACCACCCAGGAGAGCGACGCCCTGGAACTCACCTTCCCGGTCGAGCCGTATGGCCTGAAGCTGATCGATCCGCTGCAGACCAAGCTCCAGCAGAAGAGCCAGTCGTATGACTTCGCCGGCAAGTTCCCGAGCGATGCCCAGCAGAACTGGCGGGCCGTCACGGTCCACCTGACGCCCTCCGCCGCCGGAGCCGTCTTCGGCGCTTTGGAGTACCTCATCACTTACCCCTATGGCTGCACCGAGCAGACCATGTCCAGCTTCCTGCCCAACGTGGTCGTCAGCCAGGCCCTCAAGGAGCTGAAGCTGCCCGCCAACATCGACCAGAAGGATCTTGCCAAAAAGGTCAAGGCCGGGCTGGAACGCCTCTACGACTACCAGCACGAAGACGGCGGTTGGGGCTGGTGGAAGGACGACGCCAGTGACCCGTTCATGACCGCCTACGTCACCAGCGGCCTCAAACTGGCCGCCGACGCCGGCTACAGCATCGACCTGTGGCGGGTGAACAACTCCTCCACGGCTCTCGCTAAGATGCTGGAAGGCAAGGCCAAGATTGCGCCCGATACGCGGGCGTACATGGTCTATGCCTTGACCCTGGCCGGCCACCAGACGAAACCGCAAATCGAAGCCATCTGGAACGGCCGCGATGAGATGACGAACTTCGGCCGGGCCCTGTTGGGCCTCACGCTCTACCAGGCCAAGGACGCGCGCGCCGCTGAGGTCGCCACGAACCTGGCCGGCCGCATCAGCAAGACCACCGACGGCTCCTTCTGGGAGTCGAACCGGGATCCGATGCTCGACTTCGACTCCGAGAACTCGCTGGAGGCCACGGCCTTCGTCGTCAAGTTCCTCTCGAAGCAGCAGCCCACCAGCCCGCTGATCGACGAGGCCACCCAGTGGCTGGTCAACCATCGCGACCAGGGCTACTACTGGGCGTCGACGAAACGAACCGCTTTCGTCATCTTCGGCCTCACCGACGTGCTGAAGCGCAGCGGCGAGCTGAAGCCTGACTACCAGGTCAAGGTGACCGTCAACGGGGCCGAAGTGCTCTCCAAGCGCTTCACTGCCGAAGACGCGCTCAGCCCGCAACCCGTCAAGATCCGCGTCCCGCTGAAGGGCAACGACGCGAATCCCAAGGTCACGGTCACCAAGAACGGCGACGGCGTCCTGTTCGCCTCCGCCCGCTGGGAGTACCGCTCGAACGGCACCGAAAGCCGGCTGCGCGGCGACACTCCGCTCAAGATCAACCGCAACTACTACCGGCTCAACCCGGTGAACGAGGGCGGCAAGATCATCTACAACATGGAGCCGCTGAACGGCGAAGCCAGGCTGGGCGACCTGGTGGCGGTCCGGTTGTCGGTCTCCGGCCAGGAGAACCAGCGCTACCTGCTGGTGGAGGATCCGCTCCCCACCGGCGCCGAAGTGGTGGCTCGCGACGATCTCTATCAGGTTCGGGGCCAACCCGCGTGGTGGACCACCTGGTGGTCGCGCCGCGAAGTCCGCGACAACCGCGTCTCCTACTTCCCGTGGCGTATGCCCAAGGACGGACTGGAGTATGTCTACTTGATCCGCTTCACCAACGCCGGCGCCTTCAAGGTGACCCCGGCCCGAGTGGAGCCCATGTATAAGCCCGGCCATCTCGGCTGGAGCCTGCCCGCTACTTTCGAGGTGCACCAATGA
- a CDS encoding SpoIID/LytB domain-containing protein — MVAALRILALILLVWPVVAQTARVRLADKGIVHVNLEEYVGWVIAGEAGGMKSDEALKAMAVVIRTYARVNRNRHNSEGFDYCETTHCQDARVGAVTARLRAAVEATEGVILWSNGRPATVFYTGHCGGKTAAAAEIWPTARRSYLPSQEDTYCLSAGRNPWTAKIAWTDLSRMLGLPGLQEMEVQTRTASGRALALRTNRGLVNAERLHLLVGRELGWNLLRSRNYDVEVSGKQAVFRGYGTGHGVGLCQIGAEQRGKAGMKWEQILQAYFPGTRAGIAATDIQWQILRGERVDIWSAGTPGDEALPAKADRALAEAERLTGLKVLKRPIVRVYPTVVVYRDSTGESGKVAAVTRGRVIHMQPRSESALKHEMLHVALGLNSRTPLALWLDEGLADYLGNGLTHPAERARVDALVKKNSLQWVLDNREQIK, encoded by the coding sequence ATGGTGGCAGCGCTTCGCATCCTCGCGCTAATCCTGCTCGTCTGGCCCGTGGTGGCCCAGACGGCACGGGTCCGCCTGGCCGACAAGGGAATAGTCCACGTCAACCTGGAGGAGTATGTCGGTTGGGTGATTGCCGGGGAAGCCGGCGGAATGAAGTCCGACGAGGCGCTCAAGGCGATGGCGGTCGTCATCCGTACTTACGCCCGGGTCAATCGAAACCGTCACAATTCGGAAGGATTCGACTACTGCGAAACCACCCACTGCCAGGATGCGCGGGTGGGTGCCGTCACCGCCCGGCTCCGCGCCGCGGTCGAGGCGACCGAGGGCGTCATTTTGTGGAGCAACGGCCGTCCGGCCACGGTGTTTTACACCGGACATTGCGGTGGAAAAACCGCGGCCGCCGCGGAGATCTGGCCCACCGCCCGGCGCTCCTACCTGCCCAGCCAGGAGGACACTTACTGCCTGTCAGCCGGCCGGAACCCCTGGACCGCCAAGATCGCCTGGACGGATCTGTCCAGAATGCTCGGCCTGCCGGGGCTGCAGGAGATGGAGGTCCAGACCCGGACCGCCTCCGGCCGTGCCCTCGCCCTCCGGACCAACCGCGGCTTAGTGAACGCGGAGCGGCTCCATCTGCTGGTGGGGCGCGAGTTGGGCTGGAATCTGCTCCGCAGCCGCAACTATGACGTGGAAGTCTCTGGGAAGCAGGCGGTATTCCGTGGTTATGGCACCGGTCATGGCGTAGGCCTATGCCAGATCGGCGCCGAGCAACGTGGCAAGGCCGGCATGAAGTGGGAGCAGATCCTCCAGGCGTACTTCCCCGGAACCCGGGCCGGCATCGCCGCCACCGACATCCAATGGCAGATTCTACGCGGGGAACGCGTGGACATTTGGTCGGCCGGAACGCCGGGCGATGAGGCTTTGCCGGCCAAGGCAGACCGCGCCCTGGCCGAGGCGGAACGCCTGACCGGCTTGAAAGTCCTGAAAAGACCTATAGTTAGAGTCTACCCAACAGTTGTCGTTTATCGCGATTCCACCGGAGAGTCGGGCAAAGTCGCCGCCGTGACTCGCGGCCGGGTGATCCACATGCAGCCGCGCAGCGAGAGCGCCCTCAAACACGAAATGCTACACGTGGCGCTGGGGCTCAACAGCAGGACCCCGCTGGCCTTGTGGCTCGACGAAGGCCTGGCCGATTACCTGGGGAACGGCCTCACTCATCCTGCCGAGCGCGCCAGGGTTGACGCGCTCGTCAAGAAGAACAGCCTCCAGTGGGTACTGGACAACCGCGAACAGATTAAGTAG
- a CDS encoding penicillin-binding transpeptidase domain-containing protein, translated as MITRRALLSLLVPPAACTVAIRVPDGAVLRCDDPLRAREQWAPPGSAIKPLTWMNLPRRVPARCTTPFFLGGHRVDCTHVPVLTQVDGEVALAASCNAWFAAMARSLDARLFQHKLQQYGARARLAGSVEDLQLQALGLEGVEFTVMGLAKAYLQVVASPDPILRKGLERAVTEGTGQLAALSNLQVAGKTGTTSEGSWFAGFAPARQPKVIVVAHTRLGHGATDAAPAAREIFEWWQRFASSR; from the coding sequence ATGATCACCCGCCGGGCACTACTGAGCCTGCTCGTGCCGCCCGCGGCCTGCACCGTCGCCATCCGAGTCCCGGACGGAGCAGTGCTGCGCTGCGACGACCCGCTGCGCGCCCGGGAACAGTGGGCTCCGCCCGGCTCCGCCATCAAGCCACTGACGTGGATGAACCTGCCCCGGCGCGTGCCGGCCCGCTGCACCACCCCGTTCTTCCTGGGCGGCCATCGCGTCGACTGCACGCACGTTCCGGTCCTGACCCAGGTGGACGGGGAGGTGGCGCTCGCCGCCAGTTGCAACGCTTGGTTCGCGGCGATGGCGAGGAGCCTCGACGCGCGTCTCTTCCAGCACAAACTGCAGCAATATGGCGCTCGCGCCCGGCTGGCCGGCAGCGTCGAGGATCTGCAGTTGCAGGCGCTGGGGCTGGAAGGCGTAGAATTCACGGTGATGGGCTTGGCCAAGGCTTACCTCCAGGTGGTTGCTTCCCCGGACCCGATCCTGCGGAAGGGCCTCGAGCGCGCTGTCACCGAAGGGACCGGCCAGCTCGCCGCCCTGTCCAATCTCCAGGTCGCCGGCAAAACCGGAACGACCAGTGAAGGATCCTGGTTCGCCGGCTTTGCTCCGGCCCGCCAGCCCAAGGTCATCGTGGTCGCCCATACACGGCTGGGCCATGGCGCGACCGACGCGGCCCCCGCCGCTCGTGAGATCTTCGAATGGTGGCAGCGCTTCGCATCCTCGCGCTAA
- a CDS encoding acyl-CoA thioesterase, which yields MDTTVPEASEVHFRVRYAETDQMGVVYHANYLIWMEMARTELCRVRGVRYRDIEKNDGLIMVVAEANCRYHQPARYDDEVISHAVIKHAHPRMITFAYRITNASDGALLATGETRHLFLKDGRPVKVPAKYFQLFGLS from the coding sequence GTGGACACAACGGTTCCTGAAGCTTCTGAAGTACACTTCCGCGTACGCTATGCGGAAACAGACCAGATGGGCGTGGTCTACCACGCGAACTATTTGATTTGGATGGAGATGGCTCGCACGGAGCTGTGCCGGGTGCGCGGCGTGCGCTACCGCGACATCGAAAAGAACGACGGCCTCATCATGGTCGTGGCCGAGGCCAACTGCCGCTATCACCAACCCGCCCGCTATGACGACGAAGTCATTTCGCATGCCGTCATCAAGCACGCTCACCCGCGCATGATCACTTTTGCGTATAGAATCACCAACGCCTCCGACGGAGCCCTGCTCGCCACCGGCGAGACCCGCCACCTGTTCCTCAAGGACGGACGCCCCGTGAAGGTGCCCGCCAAGTACTTCCAGCTCTTCGGCTTGTCATGA
- the moaD gene encoding molybdopterin converting factor subunit 1, with amino-acid sequence MTIRVLFFGQLKDIAGLREEHLLVEEGLRLDDLFAQYAARFPSILKMRASIVLAVNQQFALDNPELRDGDEVAFLPPVSGGTGQFSHVIEDQAGHFFALTRDPIDTAVLRRRVLQGSDGGIVLFEGVVRNNSDGRRTLYLDYECYEAMAIRVMADLGREIAGKYEVGCMAMVHRLGRMEIGEASVVVLVCAPHRKPAFDAALEGINRLKKLVPVWKKEYFEDGAVWVEGDWDSSVAGR; translated from the coding sequence GTGACAATTCGCGTTCTTTTCTTCGGACAACTCAAGGACATAGCGGGGCTTCGCGAGGAGCATCTGCTGGTGGAGGAGGGCCTGCGGCTGGACGATCTGTTCGCCCAGTATGCGGCCCGCTTCCCGTCCATTCTCAAGATGCGTGCCAGCATTGTGCTGGCCGTGAACCAGCAATTCGCGCTGGACAACCCCGAACTGCGCGACGGCGACGAAGTGGCGTTTCTGCCGCCCGTGAGCGGCGGGACGGGCCAGTTCTCGCACGTCATTGAAGACCAGGCAGGGCATTTCTTTGCCTTGACCCGCGACCCCATCGACACAGCGGTCTTGCGGCGGCGCGTGCTGCAGGGCTCCGACGGCGGGATTGTCCTGTTTGAAGGAGTGGTCCGGAACAACTCGGACGGCCGGCGCACTCTTTACCTGGACTATGAATGCTATGAAGCGATGGCAATCCGGGTGATGGCGGACCTGGGGCGCGAGATCGCGGGCAAGTATGAAGTGGGCTGCATGGCGATGGTCCACCGCTTGGGCCGCATGGAGATTGGGGAAGCGAGCGTGGTGGTGCTGGTGTGCGCTCCGCACCGCAAGCCCGCCTTCGACGCGGCGCTGGAAGGCATCAACCGGCTGAAGAAGCTGGTGCCGGTTTGGAAGAAAGAGTATTTCGAGGACGGCGCGGTATGGGTGGAGGGCGATTGGGACTCATCAGTCGCCGGGCGCTGA
- a CDS encoding VWA domain-containing protein, translating to MGLISRRALIAGLPAVTALAQDPVIKVDVKLVRMLVTVKNRMGELVGGLTKNDFQITDNGVEQEVALFERNTVQPLSIAMLVDRSRSTQREKAYEIESVRKFFKALFKEGNERDQTALYSFNYEVRLQTDYTRRMDKLNSGLNALRSEGATAMYDAIYLASEDLDRREGRRVVVVVSDGGDTFSKIKFQQALEALHRANAVMYAVLIVPVANDAGRNLGGENSLTTLTNWTGGKIFFPSLGLSLDQAFEDILRDLRTQYLIGYYPKNVPPGKQRFHRVAVAVDKPGFSVSARNGYFADPTP from the coding sequence TTGGGACTCATCAGTCGCCGGGCGCTGATCGCTGGTTTGCCGGCGGTCACGGCACTGGCACAAGACCCGGTCATCAAGGTCGACGTCAAACTGGTTCGCATGCTGGTGACAGTGAAGAACCGGATGGGCGAGCTTGTCGGCGGGCTGACGAAGAACGATTTCCAGATCACGGATAACGGCGTGGAGCAGGAAGTGGCTCTGTTTGAGCGCAACACCGTGCAGCCGCTGTCGATCGCCATGCTGGTGGACCGGTCGCGCTCGACGCAGCGCGAGAAGGCGTATGAAATCGAGTCGGTCAGGAAGTTCTTCAAGGCGCTGTTCAAGGAAGGCAACGAGCGGGACCAGACGGCTCTGTACAGCTTCAATTACGAAGTGCGGTTGCAGACGGACTATACGCGCCGCATGGACAAGCTGAACAGCGGCCTGAATGCCCTGCGCAGCGAAGGCGCCACGGCGATGTACGACGCCATCTACCTGGCCAGCGAGGATCTGGACCGGCGGGAAGGCCGCCGCGTGGTGGTGGTGGTGAGCGACGGCGGCGACACGTTCAGCAAGATCAAGTTCCAGCAGGCGCTGGAAGCGCTGCACCGCGCCAATGCGGTGATGTATGCCGTGCTGATCGTGCCGGTGGCGAACGACGCCGGGCGGAACCTGGGCGGCGAGAACTCGCTGACGACGCTGACCAACTGGACCGGCGGCAAGATCTTCTTCCCCTCCCTGGGGCTTTCGCTGGACCAGGCGTTTGAGGACATCCTGCGCGACCTGCGCACGCAATACCTGATCGGCTACTATCCGAAAAACGTGCCGCCCGGCAAGCAGCGTTTCCATCGTGTGGCGGTGGCGGTGGACAAACCGGGCTTCTCGGTCTCGGCCCGAAACGGCTATTTCGCCGACCCGACTCCGTGA
- a CDS encoding Hfq-like protein, translating to MPKSKAPAQTFVEPQYLTELVQSKAPVRVKLLTDEEYEGYIEYWDAGFIRLTRTDGPNLFIFKDQIKYIAELKD from the coding sequence TTGCCCAAGTCGAAAGCGCCCGCGCAAACCTTTGTGGAGCCGCAGTATCTGACGGAACTGGTTCAGAGCAAGGCCCCGGTGCGTGTGAAGCTGCTGACCGACGAGGAATACGAAGGCTACATCGAGTATTGGGACGCCGGCTTCATCCGCCTGACGCGGACCGATGGACCGAATCTGTTCATCTTCAAGGACCAGATCAAGTACATCGCGGAACTGAAGGACTGA